DNA from Gephyromycinifex aptenodytis:
AGAGAGCGGCACCGACGGCGAGCATGGCGCGGTTCTCTACGGAACCACGGACGACTTTCTCGTGCGGTTGGGCCTCGGCTCTTTAGAGGAACTGCCACCGCTGGCGCCGTATCTGCCAGATGCACACCAACTCGAAGACATCGAAAGGACCGGGGCATGAACGAACGACCTTCCCGCCCGCGCCAAGGATCCGGGGCCGGGGGAGCAGGTCGCCGCCAAGGGCGTCCGCCAGCCCCCGGTGGTCCGGCCCGCAGCACCCGAATGCGTCCACCTGCCAAGGCGCAGGCGCGCAAGCAGCCGCAACAGTCAGACAACTACGACGCCCACGACCCGGACGGGGTGCGGTTGCAGAAGCTGCTGGCCTCCGCCGGAGTCGGCAGCCGGCGGGCCTGTGAGGTGCTGATCACCCAGGGCCGCGTCGAGGTGGATGGCCATGTGGTGCGTGAACTGGGGGTCCGCATCGACCCCTCCCGCCAGGTCGTGCATGTTGACGGCGTCCGGGTCCAGCTCGACGCCTCGCGGGTGTACTTCGCCCTGAACAAGCCGCTGGGGGTGGTTTCCACCATGGACGACGAGCTGGGACGCCCCTGCCTGTCCGACATCGTCGGGCAGCGCAGCGAACGGCTTTTCCACGTGGGCCGGCTTGATGCCGACACCGACGGTCTGCTGCTGCTGACCAACGATGGCGAGCTGGCCAACCGACTGCAACACCCCAAGTACGGGGTGCCGAAGGTGTACATCGCCAGCGTGCCGGGACCGGTCGGTCGTGACGTCGGCAAGACGCTACGTGCCGGGGTGGAACTCGAAGACGGCACCGTGGCGGTGGATTCGTTCAAACTGTTGGACTCGGCACCAGGTAAGGCCATCGTCGAGGTCGTGCTGCATGAGGGGCGTAAACACGTCGTCCGCCGACTTCTCGAGGCGGTCGGGCACCCCGTGCTGACGCTGACCCGCGTGCAGGTCGGACCGGTCATGCTGGGCGAGACCAAACCCGGGCGGATGCGTCCTCTCAACAGTCGCGAGGTCGAGCTGCTGTACGCGGCGGCGGAGCTGTGAGATGAGCGGTCTGCGTCGGCTGCGCATCGTCGGCACCGGCCTGATCGGTACCAGCCTCGGGTTGGCGCTGCGCGGCAGCGACGTCGATGTGAGCTTGGCTGACCCTTCGCCGACGGCGTGCACACTGGCGCGTGACCTCGGCGCCGGCCGGCTGGCCGAACAGGTGGAACCGGACGTGGATCTGGTGCTGGTGGCCTGCCCGCCGGATGTCGTGGCGCAGGTGGTGGCGGCCGAACTGACCGCGCACCCGAACGCTGTGGTCAGCGACGTCGCCTCGGTGAAGTCGGCGATCCTGAAGGAACTCCGCGCCAGTGGGGCTGACCTGTCCCGCTACATCGGCTCGCACCCGATGGCCGGGCGAGAGCGCAGCGGTGCCGTGGCCGGGCGCGCCGACCTGTTCAGCGGTCGGCCGTGGGTGCTGGTGCCACATGAGAGCACCTCAGCGCGGGCCCGCGAACTGGTGACCGAGTTGGTGCGCGCCGTCGGAGCGGTCGCAGCAACCATGCCCGCCCGCGAACACGATGCGGCGGTAGCTGCGGTCTCCCATGTGCCGCAGGTGGCTGCGAGCTTGGTGGCCAGCCAGTTGCGCGACCTACCGACCGAGGCGATCGGCTTGTCCGGCCAAGGGGTTCGCGATGTCACCCGCATCGCAGCCAGCGACCCCACGCTGTGGACCCAGATCCTCGTCGGCAACGCCGCAGCAGTCGCGCAGATCCTGCGCCACCTCCGAGAGGACCTCGACACGGTGCTGGAGGCACTCAGTGCCCTCGGTGAGGACCCGGATAGCGATGCTCCCGGCGCGCGCTCCGTGCTGGCCCGGCTCATCGCCGAGGGCAACGCCGGTCAGGCGCGTATCCCCGGCAAGCACGGCGCCCCCCCGACGACGTACGCCACCGTGACGGTGCTGGTACCGGACGAACCTGGCCAGCTCGGTCGGCTGTTCACCGACATGGGCCAAGAGGGGATCAACCTCGAGGACCTGCATATCGATCACGCGATGGGACGGCTGATGGGCGTGGTGGAGCTGCTGGTTCGCCCCGCCGACGCCGACCCGCTGCGGGCGGGCCTGAGCGCACGCGGCTGGACCCTTTCGGAGTAGGTGCGTTAGGCGCAGGCAGCCCACCTGGCGGGGCTCAGCTCACCGGCTCCGTGACGAGCACCGCGGCGCGTTCCACGGCCGCGGCGGCCGCCTGCTGGGCCATGATGGCCGCTTCAGGCGAGGCTTCCTGGCGCAGTTGAGCAGCCGGGTCCGGACCCAGGTCACCCAACCAGTCGACCATCCGCACCCGGCCGTCCTGTAACAGGTAGGACAGTCCGACGACGCCGAGCGTTCCCGCTTCCACCGCGTCCGCGACCACAGGCGATTCCGCCAGCAGCTGGCGCAGGGTGAAGCGAATGTTCTCTTCCATGACTTCACCGAAGCAGGTCACGCCGGCGTCGGCGCACGAAGCCACGCTGGGCGCGATCGCCTCCACGAGGGTGCCGATGTGACCCGTCGGGATGTTGCCGGTGGATACCGCCTTGAGGGTGGCAGCGACGGCGCCGCATTCCTCATGCCCGATGACGGCCAGCAGGGGGGTGCCGCACTGGGAGACCCCGTACTCCAGTGTCCCCAGGGCCGCGCCGTCGAGCACATGCCCGGCAGTGCGCACCGTGAACAGATCCCCCAGGCCGCGGTCGAAGATGATCTCGGGCGGAACACGCGAGTCTGAGCATCCGAAGATGGTGGCGAAGGGGTGCTGGGCGGTGCGCAGTTCGCTACGACGCCACATGCTGTTGTGCGGGTGGCGGGGACGGTCGCTCACGAAGCGAGTGTTGCCGGAGGCGAGCAGCCGCCACGCCTGCGCGGGAGTGGGCGTGGGCAGGTCGGACGACGGGGGCATGGCGGGTCCTCAGATCGACGGGCAGGGCGATACGGCTGGCTGATGGCAGTGGCCGGAGCGGTATCGCTTCCCTCATCGACCGGGCAGGGGTCGCCTTGACCTCAACCGCGAACTCTCGCGTTCGCCGAT
Protein-coding regions in this window:
- a CDS encoding pseudouridine synthase is translated as MNERPSRPRQGSGAGGAGRRQGRPPAPGGPARSTRMRPPAKAQARKQPQQSDNYDAHDPDGVRLQKLLASAGVGSRRACEVLITQGRVEVDGHVVRELGVRIDPSRQVVHVDGVRVQLDASRVYFALNKPLGVVSTMDDELGRPCLSDIVGQRSERLFHVGRLDADTDGLLLLTNDGELANRLQHPKYGVPKVYIASVPGPVGRDVGKTLRAGVELEDGTVAVDSFKLLDSAPGKAIVEVVLHEGRKHVVRRLLEAVGHPVLTLTRVQVGPVMLGETKPGRMRPLNSREVELLYAAAEL
- a CDS encoding prephenate dehydrogenase, with product MSGLRRLRIVGTGLIGTSLGLALRGSDVDVSLADPSPTACTLARDLGAGRLAEQVEPDVDLVLVACPPDVVAQVVAAELTAHPNAVVSDVASVKSAILKELRASGADLSRYIGSHPMAGRERSGAVAGRADLFSGRPWVLVPHESTSARARELVTELVRAVGAVAATMPAREHDAAVAAVSHVPQVAASLVASQLRDLPTEAIGLSGQGVRDVTRIAASDPTLWTQILVGNAAAVAQILRHLREDLDTVLEALSALGEDPDSDAPGARSVLARLIAEGNAGQARIPGKHGAPPTTYATVTVLVPDEPGQLGRLFTDMGQEGINLEDLHIDHAMGRLMGVVELLVRPADADPLRAGLSARGWTLSE
- a CDS encoding carbonic anhydrase; amino-acid sequence: MPPSSDLPTPTPAQAWRLLASGNTRFVSDRPRHPHNSMWRRSELRTAQHPFATIFGCSDSRVPPEIIFDRGLGDLFTVRTAGHVLDGAALGTLEYGVSQCGTPLLAVIGHEECGAVAATLKAVSTGNIPTGHIGTLVEAIAPSVASCADAGVTCFGEVMEENIRFTLRQLLAESPVVADAVEAGTLGVVGLSYLLQDGRVRMVDWLGDLGPDPAAQLRQEASPEAAIMAQQAAAAAVERAAVLVTEPVS